GATGGGCAAGCTGTTCGTCGATTACCTGTCGCCGCTCAAGCGCCAGCGCATTCGTCAGAAACTGGAAAAAATGGCCAAGCTTCAAGCCCGCGCCTAACCGATCAGGAAATCAACGTGTCTGACTCTTTACGGATTATTTTTGCCGGAACCCCAGACTTCGCAGCGCGTCACCTTGACGCGCTGTTGTCATCTGAGCACCAGATTGTCGGCGTATTCACCCAGCCCGACCGCCCGGCGGGCCGCGGCAACAAGCTGACGCCCAGCCCGGTCAAAGTGCTGGCCGAACAACACCAACTGCCGGTATTTCAGCCCAAATCGCTGCGCCCCGAAGAGAATCAGCACCTAGTGGCCGATCTCAACGCCGACGTAATGGTGGTGGTCGCCTACGGGCTGATCCTGCCGCAAGCCGTGTTGGATATGCCACGCCTCGGCTGCATCAACGTACACGGCTCGCTTCTGCCACGCTGGCGTGGCGCAGCGCCTATCCAGCGTTCGCTCTGGGCCGGCGACAGCGAAACCGGCGTGACCATCATGCAGATGGATGTCGGTCTCGATACCGGCGACATGATGCACAAAATTGCCTGCCCGATTGAGAGCAGCGATACCAGCGCCAGTCTCTACGACAAGCTGGCCCAGCTAGGCCCACAGGGCATGCTGACTACGCTGCGCCAAATGGCCGACGGCAGCGCCATCCGTGAGGTGCAGGACGAAGCGCAAGTCACCTACGCTGAAAAACTGAGCAAAGAAGAAGCGCGTCTGGACTGGAGCCTGTCTGCCGCCCAGCTGGAGCGCTGCATCCGCGCCTTCAACCCTTGGCCGATCAGCTACTTCACCATCGACGATCAACCAGTGAAAGTGTGGCAAGCCAGCGTACTGGCGCAAAGCACCAACGCGGAGCCAGGCACCGTTGTCCATGCCGACAAGCACGGCATTCAGGTAGC
The sequence above is drawn from the Serratia sp. FDAARGOS_506 genome and encodes:
- the fmt gene encoding methionyl-tRNA formyltransferase; this translates as MSDSLRIIFAGTPDFAARHLDALLSSEHQIVGVFTQPDRPAGRGNKLTPSPVKVLAEQHQLPVFQPKSLRPEENQHLVADLNADVMVVVAYGLILPQAVLDMPRLGCINVHGSLLPRWRGAAPIQRSLWAGDSETGVTIMQMDVGLDTGDMMHKIACPIESSDTSASLYDKLAQLGPQGMLTTLRQMADGSAIREVQDEAQVTYAEKLSKEEARLDWSLSAAQLERCIRAFNPWPISYFTIDDQPVKVWQASVLAQSTNAEPGTVVHADKHGIQVATADGILNLIQLQPAGKKPMSAQDLLNSRREWFTPGNRL